The genomic window AAGTAGGGGTCTACTCAAAATAGTAGATATCAAcgagataaaaaatattaagaagttcttttaaaatcagAGTGTCGTtttgaatgtaaacattttattggTTTAAAATGCACTGCAGTTGGAGTGTTCGATATGATGTAATTATAATCTGATAGCTCACACATGGACAATGACTGTCATTTTAAAGCTCCCTGTATATGTCTTATGATGCAGGTAATACCCCAAAAAATGTTATTGCAATCCTATCAGGATAATCATTTTATAGTCATTTAATAGGCTTTTAACCTAGACAACTGTCTtgaggaaaaaaacccacagcTACAAGTTTTTGTAGAGAGCGTAAGTTCttatagtatatacatgtaggactTTTTTTTAGCCTTTGAGAGTTCCACActagaaaaaagtaaaaaacatGAATCGCACATGATTTTACTTTAGTTTCTGAcaatcgttttttttaaattatgattgattgaaattatttcataaatgatCAGAATTTTATGCCAGATATCACcaatatacattattataacgatgtatatatatgtatgccATTTGATTTGATATTCAGCACAGTtactaaacattaaaaacaaaacaaaagtatttGGAATCAAAAGAATATTAAGCCAGTACATATACACTACAATGTCAGCTATTGCCATTAAAACATTTGTAAGAACGTGTAATTAtaattgaaatcgataaaagggaaattaTCTAAGATATTAACACTGACACATTAtaattttcactcataaaagttcacagaaacgaaaacaaatttcggGGACTTATAACGGAAAATTTTTACAGCTTTTCACCATTCGGAACttactcggaatacctcgcacaatttctcgacgttatcatccgggctattTCATGGCTGATGCGATGCAAAAACCCGTGGCCTATTTCATGGCTGATGCGATGCAAAAtacccgtagactttctattttgggttgtgttttgaaacctgaagcggtaaagggggcgtttcaaaacagataatctggacatttttcataattgtggatgaacgtagtttaagcataaaagtatttttgattaTCGAAAATTATGCAAAAAGTGGTGGAGGCAAAATCTCGGGACAGATTATATATATAGCACTTTTAACACGCCTCCCCCCACTTTAGATAAACCCAATAAAATACTACGcaactttatatatttcttaagataaaatatataattatattaatgtaaataatatgTAAATGTTGGTCTGATTAAGTTGTACATGAAAAGAAATCTcgaaaaaaattaacttatcTTGGTAGTGCTGCATTTTGGTAATAAACTACtggtaaatatttcaaaaagacaTTAACTTAAACCACGAAAAACATAGAATGCCAAGACACCTaataattaaatacataaataaataacaaaagggcatttaaataaataagtttatTGGAATTATATGGCGTTACTGGCCGCGGTGATTTTGGTTCGAGGATACCACGGGCCTACTCGCAATCAACAACAAAGCAGCAATAAGGGACGATGAATCAATGCGTAAATTTTGCAATAAGTAAACACAACTCAGCAATCGAAACCAatcattcaattttcaattacttaatacatgtagttatattcaatgcattattttaggtaagcataatacacaGATGTATAAACATaatcaatcaattaatcaagctatcaaattaaattcaattcTAGTATATTACTATGTACAATGTATGGCACACGCGCATGCTTGTCATTATTATGTAGTGTTTTGAAATGGATATAAATAGTTGAAAACTGGATGTTAACTAATGTCAGAATAGTTGCATTCTTCCATTGGAGTTAGGATGCACACGATAACGCATCAGCTGTGTCCAAATAAACTCTAGGTTCACTCCGACGTTTGTTATGTCCTGGATCCAGTCCGATGAAAGGTTTTGACTTTTGCAAATCGCCATTTAAGAAAAGATGAAAACCAAAAGCAATAAATCTCCTGAAAGAGGGAGGTAGGGTTGGTTATTATGTTTTAAGTTTTAGAGGATATTtttagagagagaaaaaagtaTCACTTTACCGCTTTGAGAACAATTGATAAAGGGATGCGTGGTATGCAAGCTAGTTTTGGAGTGAATGTGTTAGACTGGAGCAATTCCGAGATCTGAACACCCCTTTTAGACCTATAATGTTCCTTTCGTGTGCTGAGACCTTGTACAGATTCTGCATTTCCCGGCATTTCTAAAGGACTTTTACTTTTGtctaaaaaggaaaaaaatgtgatttattcattcatctaaaatacaaataaaaaattaattggtGTGGTACTATCGCTAATtgtaattacattttattaagTTACTGTGGGTATTCAGGTTAAGGGTACAATCTCATTCACTTACCAAGTGCATCCTGTAGATAAAGGCACTGACCCCTCCATGAACTAACTTCATTAGCCTGCTCTTCGTAAGCCCTCTGTAAATCACACAACTGCTCCTCTAACAGCATGCAGGAGTTGCGTGTGTTCTGTAGCACTCTAAAAGCAGATGATAAAGAAGTCGCCACTGGCCCTATATCGCAATAAGATGAAAAGTCTGGCTCCCAATGCTCAACTTGATTCTGGAAAGACTTGTGGGCTCTCTGTTGATGCAGCTCCGAGAGGGAATGTGGGGCTGAGGGCCGTTGCAGGTACAGGAGAGACTACCACGTTTTGTGTTGTCGCAGCTCCTGGTGGCACCCCTGCCGTATTGGCATCCCCAAAAGAGTCCAAATCCAaccctgaaaaaaataaaataagttcaaTAACATAGATAGAATAATCAGACACTTCAATTGTAGGTTATTTCAATTGCTTAGTTCATACCTCTCATTCCCCTTGACTTTTTGGCATTCTTTACTCCCGAGATCGTTGGCTCAGCCTCTTGATGGTCAACAGGGCTCCATGACGGTGCATCTTCGAGAAAGACTTGTCGGTTCTGTGTCGATTCAGCTCCGAGAAAGACTTATCGGCTCGGTGTTGATGCAGCTCCGAGAGGGACTGTGGGGCTGAGGGCTGCTTCGGCCACAGGAGAGACTACCACGTTTATGTGTTGTAGCAGCTCCTGGTGGCACCCCTGCCGTATTGGCATCCCAAAACGAGTCCAAATccaacacttaaaaaaaaataagttcaatAACATAGAATGAATAATCCCACACATCAGGTGTAGGTTATTTCAATTGTTTAGTTTATACCTCTCTTTCCCCTTGACTTGTTGGCATTCTTTAATCCAGAGATCGTTAGTTCAGCCTCTTGATGCTCAACAGAGCTCAATGACGGTGCATCTCCGAAAAAGACTTGTCGTCTCTGTGTCGATGCAGCTCCGAGAAAGACTTGTCGGCTCGGTGTTGATGCAGCTGCGAGCGGGACTGTGGGGCTGAGGGTCACTCTAGCTACAGGAGAGACTACCACGTTCTGTGTTGTCGCAGCTCCTGGTGGCACCCCTGCCGTATTGGCAGCCCCAAAGAAGTCCAAATCTAAccctgaaaaaaataataattcaataacATAGATTGAATAATCAGACACTTCAATAGTTAGTTATTTCAATTGTTTAGTTTATACCTCTCCTTCCCTTTGACTTTTTGGCATTCTTTACTCCAGAGATTCTTTGTTCTTGCTTCTCAACCTGGCTTGGTGACGGTGCATTTCCGAGAAAGACTTGTCGGCTCTGTGTCGATGCAGCTCCGAGAAAGACTTGTCAGCTCGGTGTTGATGCAGCTCCGAGCGGGACTGTGGGGCTGAGGGCCGTTGGAGATACAGGAGAGACTACAATGGTCTGTGTTGTCGCAGCTCCTGGTGGCACCCCTGCCGTATTGGCATCCCCAAACGAGTCCAAATCCAaccctgaaaaaaataaaataagttcaaTAACATAGATAGAATAATCAGACACTTCAATTGTAGGTTATTTCAATTGTTTAGTTCATACCTCTCCTTCCCCTTGACTTTTGGGCAATCTTTACTCCAGAGATCGTTGGCTCAGTCTCTTGATGCTCAACAGGGCTCGATGACGGTGCATCTCCGAGAAAGACTTGTCGGCTCTGTGTCGATTCAGCTCCGAGAAAGACTTGTCGACTCGGTGTTGATGCAGCTCCGAGAGGGACTGTGGGGCTTAGGGCCCCTTCCGCTACAGGAGAGACTACCACGGTCTGTGTTGTCGCAGCTCCTGGTGGCACCCCTGCCGTATTGGCATCCCCAAACAAGTCCAAATCCAAccctgataaaaaaataaaataagttcaaTAACATAGATTGAATAATCGGACACATCAATTGTTAGTTATTTCAATTGTTTAGTTTATACCTCTCCTTCCCCTTGACTTTTTGGCATTCTTTACTCCAAAGATTCTTTGCTCTTGCTTCTCAACCTGGCTTGGTGACGGTGCATCTCCGAGAAAGACTTGTCGGCTCTGTGTCGATGCAGCTCCGAGAAAGACTTATCGACTCGGTGTTGATGCAGCTCCGAGAGGGACTGTGGGGTTGAGGGCTACTTCAGCTACAGGAGAGACTACCACGTTCTGTGTTGTCGTAGCTCCTGGTGGCACCCCTGCCATATTGGCATCCCCAAAAGAGTCCAAATCCaactctaaaaaaataaaataagttttataaCATAGATTGAATAATCAGATACAACAATTGGTGGTTATTTCAATTGTTTAGTTTATACCTCTTTTTCCCTTTGACTTTTGGACATTCTTTACTACAGAGATAATTGGTTCTTGATGCCCAAGTAGGCTTAGGTATGGTGCAGCTCCACTTGAGACTTGGGAGCTCAGATTCCCACTTCCAGGATGAAGTCCAATAGTGGTTCATTCAGCTGCTTCAAAAATGCTAGCTGCGCACTCAAAAGCGTTCTTTCTCTAcaattttctttatgttttttctctttagaaatctctgagaaaaaaaatccacaataTTTTTTCGAATGAACTTGGAACAAAGTTGATATTCTAATTCTATATGGAAATTAAATCTTTTCATaacatgtaatgcaaatttATATggaatgatttttaaacaaatcttaccttttttatattgaatCTTCCTCATTATTGCTCTTCTTTTTCCTCTTTGTTGTTGATTTCTCTCTtataatttaagataaaaaaatattattaatacatttgtacagataCATAACACAATATAAAATCCTGAAATTCTCTAGCTTTCGTAAGGTGAAATTATAAATTACGTGCAATTCCCATTGTATCATACTACCTGTAATTATTTAAGCGATAACAAGAATATTGAACAATATGGATTCAATAATATACAGTTTTTGACACTTACCCTCATTCTCattcatattttctttatcTTCAGAAGGTTTACCTACAGTAAAATGGATATATGCATATAAGATATGAATTACCTTatacatcatttttttattcacttttcACTAAAGCTGTCAGGTATTTAAACCTACCCGCAGTTGCTATTTCTACCTACTTTTTGCTTTACTTGCATTTTGTTGCCAAATGCAGGATCCGTGAAATATgattaatatacatttcaaaCTAGTGGTGAATACCGCAAAAATTTTGAAGTACTTTGTAACATAGcaattttgcattaaaaactACTCAACTTTTATTTATTGGTAGATAAgaattaaa from Magallana gigas chromosome 9, xbMagGiga1.1, whole genome shotgun sequence includes these protein-coding regions:
- the LOC117692284 gene encoding uncharacterized protein, with translation MLLEEQLCDLQRAYEEQANEVSSWRGQCLYLQDALDKSKSPLEMPGNAESVQGLSTRKEHYRSKRGVQISELLQSNTFTPKLACIPRIPLSIVLKAEIYCFWFSSFLKWRFAKVKTFHRTGSRT